Part of the Kushneria marisflavi genome, GGCTTGACGCTGCCACATCACAACCGACGCCGTATTGCCACGCTCTGTCTGCTGGGGGCGCTGGTGTTATATGCCGTCAGCACCTGGTATCAGGGCCGTCTCCCGGCACTGGAATACGTGTCGGCCTTTGCCGAGGCGGCGATGATCGGCGGGATCGCCGACTGGTTTGCCGTCACGGCGCTCTTTCGCCATCCGCTGGGGCTCAAAATTCCTCACACGGCGATCATTCCGCGCAATCGGGCAAGACTGGGCCGAAGCCTGTCGGGATTCATTCGCGAGAATTTTCTGTCCGAGGCCTACGTGCGAGACAGCGTTCGCCGCTTTGATGTGGCCGGCGCTCTGGCAGGCTGGCTGTCACGTCCGGAGCGGCGCGCGATGGTGGCGGAACGCCTGACCCAGGCGATGAGTACTTCACTGTCGGCGGTTCGCCAGAGTGCTGCACGGGACTTTCTGACCCGCACCCTGCGCCATCACCTGGGGCGCATCAATACTGCCCGTCTGATGGGCAGCGCCCTGAGCGTGCTGGCCGCCGAGGGGCGCCATCAAGTGCTGCTGGATGACTCACTGACCAGACTGTCACGCTGGCTCGAGGTCGAGGACAATCAGGAAAGGGTCAAGCACTTCATTACCGACACCGTGTTCAAGCTGTTCAACCCGCGCGTCATGGGTCGCGAAGTCAGCATGCACCGGCTGGCCGGCTGGCTGATCAACGAACGCATCGTCGAGCAGAGTGCGCGCCTGATCAGCGAGGTCAGCGACGACCCCGACCATCCGTTGCGTCATCATCTCGATCGTCAGTTTGCCGATTTCATTGAACAGCTGCGCCACGACCCGGCCTTTGCCCGGCGTCTTGACCGGCTGCGAGATGATCTGCTCGACAACGACCGCTTGAGCCATTACATCGCCGGCGTCTGGGAAGAGCTGATGGACTGGCTGGCTCGCGACCTGAAGGCACACGACTCACGCTCACGCGCCTGGATTGAGCACTTCATCGAGTACTATGCGCGAACGCTCGAGCATGACGCCCCGGCGCGTGATTGGCTCAACGAACAGGCCGTGACGCTGCTGCCGGCACTGGTCGAACGTAACGGACCGCGCATCGATGCCTACATCCAGCGCTACCTGGATAGCCTCGACAGCGATGAGATCGTCGATCAGATCGAGAAGAATGTCGGTAACGATCTGCAGTTCATCCGCATCAACGGCACGCTGGTCGGGGGGCTGATCGGTTTGACCATTCACGCCGTGACGCAGCTGGTGCTGACGCTGTAACGCCACGTCATCAGCCGCGTCCCGTCAGGTCACTCCAGGGTGATAAAGACCGAGCGGCGCGGCTTGCCATCCACGGCACGGCTGACATGGCCACGTCCGGTGGTGTCCTCGCAAAGCAGAATATCGCCGGTATTCAAACGCCGTGTTTCCCCGCTGCCCACGGTGATGTCCACGCTGCCATCGAGCATCAGGATGTACTGTCGCTGCGGCGCGTTGTGCCAGTTGTAGTCATAATCAGGCGCGGTCTCCCTGAAAATAAGGCCGGTGGCCGCAATGGGGCTCGACAGCCGGCCGATCTCGGCATCGCCACCAACCTCGATTTCCAGATCCTCGAAATGGGACTCACCGTCCTCACCGGAATACAGTCTCGTCACATGCATCAGGGGCACTCTCGTTATGTTGCAGGAGCCGCCATGGTGCGTCCTTATGCCGATTCGACCTGTGCCGTTCATGCCTGATGCGACCAAATGGCATGGCCTCTTAAGCATCAATGCAGGAGAAGCATTGAGCATATCGATGTTTCACGTGAAACATCCTGCTTCGCTCATCAAAAGTGCCTGCACCAGGTAAACGTGCTCGGCACGCGATGATCCATGCCTGCCTCAAAAGACACCGGCGCCTGAAGGCGCCGGTATCCTGCTCATGACTTCCCTGCCGGAGCGCTAGCCGCCGTGGCACTTCTTGAACTTGTTACCACTGCCACAGGGGCATGGGTCATTACGCCCGACATCCTTCAGGGCGTTGCGCGCGGGCTTTTGCGCGCCATGGTTGCAGTTCGGACCATGGACGTGACCATGGTGGTCATGGTCGTGGCGGCAGTTCGGGCCGTGAACGTGGGGCTGATTCATGTGGTGGTTTCCAGTGTTCGTGACCCCACGATTATCGACGCTGGGGGATAAAAAAGAAGCCCCGAAGCGCTCGCCACTTTCAAAAGCCCGTGACAGGCGCCCTGCTCCGGCCGCAAATTTTTTCGTATTACACCGTTGAAACTCCGAAAACCAACCCTACCTTGCCTGACAGTGGCGCAGGAACAGAGGGCAGGAATATTTTCAGGGAAGACTTGAAACGCCGACAGGCGCCACTATTTAACATAATGTTGCGACGACAGGCTCGACCAGAGCGGTCATCGCAAGTGCAGATGCCGCACTGCGGGTCTGCCAGTCCTTATCCAAGGTAGTGACGAACTTTGCTGTCCATCAGGAGGTTTTATGAACACCATGACCCTTTCTCCCCTCTTTCGTCGCAGCATCGGCTTTGATCGCTTGAACGATCTGTTTGAACAGGCCATTCACAACGACGTGCCCAGCTATCCGCCCTACAACGTCGAAAAGCATGGCGACAACGACTACCGCATTGCGGTCGCCACGGCCGGATTTGCAGAAGAAGCACTCGACATCAACGTCGAAAATCGCGTGTTGACCATTACCGGCGGGCGCGGTGACAACAACAGCGATGAGGCAACGGTCACCTATCTGCATCGCGGCATTTCCAGACGCGCGTTCCGGCTCTCCTTCCGGCTCGATGAGAACATCGAAGTCCAGGGCGCCCGGCTTGAAAACGGTCTTCTGATCGTGGATCTGCTGCGCGTGGTGCCCGAGCAGCAGCGCGCTCGCCAGATTCCGATCCAGTCAGGCCAGCGAGCGCTGACCGATCGCCCGGATCAGACCTCTCACGCTAAAACGCCAGAGCACGCCACTGCCTGAGGCGATCAATGCGCTCAATGAGCCGCGCATTGCCTCATGACATTGCCTCATGAAAAAAGGGCCCCGCCAGCGATGGCGGGGCCCTTGTCATATGCCGCTCTGACAATCCCTAACCTGATGAAGCCTGACGCTCCCAGGCCGCCAGCACGATGCGCTCGGACTGGGCCAGATAGTGCTCCAGCAGGGCCACGGCCGCCCGGGTATCACCACCTTCAAAGGTTTCCAGCACCTGCTGGTTCATATCGACATAGGGGGCATGCAGCCACTCCTTGTCGGACATCAGTCCAAAGGCGAGGCGCAGCTCGGCCAGTACCTGGCGAAAGAAGCCATTGAGACGCGCACTGTCCGCCAGCGCCACGATCGCCCCGTGAAACGCCATGTTGGCCGTACCTACTGCCAGCCAGTCGCAGCGCGCGCCGTGTTCCTGCGCCGCCTCTACCGCCGCACGCATCTCCTTGACGGCCGGATGACTGGGCCATGCTTCTCCCAGCGCACGACACTCGATAAAGCGCCGCAGACGATAGATCTCGACAATGGAGGCAGCATCGGGACGGGTCACGAAGACGCCGCGATTCGGCTGGTGCGTGACCAGTCCTTCATGGGCAAGCGTTCGAAAGGCCTCCCGGAGGGTATTGCGTGACACGCCCAGTCGCTCACACAGCGCAACTTCCGAAAGCCTCTGCCCGGGGGCAAAGGCCCCTTCTACCAGCAGGCGACGAATGTTCGCCGTCACGGTCTCTCCCAGCGATCTATTCCTGTCTTCCAGGGCCTGTTTTTTCATTAAACGCAATTCCGGTCATGACGTTGACTCAAGATCCCCAGTGTCCCGATAAAGGAGCCGGTCGACAAGCACGTGCCGTGCACCAAAAGGGCACACACACCCGTTCTGGTGCCCCCCAATGAAACACAAGTCGAATACCCTCCTGCGGCCGCCGGGTATATTGTTGAACAATCGATACGGACAACACCTACAAAATCCGGTCGTTAAGCCCATTGTGGCACGCCAATTGCTGGTAAGGCCTGTCCCCCCTTCCCATTCGGAGTTCTGGAAATGGCAGCTACCCCTGAGGTCGGATTCGCTCGATCCCGACGCGCTTCACTGATCGGCGCCGTATTCTTGATGGCCACCTCGGCCGTCGGCCCCGGTTTCATTACCCAGACGGCCACCTTTACCGCCACGATGGGTGCCGCCTTTGCCTTTGGCATTCTGGCCTCGATCCTTATCGATCTGGTGGTTCAGCTCAACATCTGGCGCGTGGTCACGGTCACCGGCATGCGCGCCCCTGAAGTCGCCAACGCCGCCCTGCCGGGCAGCGGCTATCTGCTGGCGATCCTGATTATCGTCGGGGGACTGACCTTCAACGTCGGTAATATCGCTGGCGCAGGCCTGGGGCTCAATGCCCTGATGGGTCTGGACACCACCTGGGGCGGGCTGATCAGCGCCGTGATTGCCGCCGGCATTTTCTCTTCAAAACGTGCCGGCATTGCCATTGACCGCATCATCATCGTACTGGGTGTGTTGATGATGGCGATGACCGTGTTCGTGGCCATCGCCTCCAATCCGCCGGTGGGCGAGGCCCTGCGTCAGACCGTGATGCCCGACACCATCAACTTTGCCACTATTACCACCATCGTGGGCGGTACTGTGGGCGGCTACATTACCTATGCTGGCGCTCACCGCCTGCTGGACCGCGGCCTGGGCGGCGTCGAGAACGTCGAAACCGTCTCCAGTGCTGCCCTGCGCGGCATCCTGGTCACCGGGCTGATGCGCTACATCCTGTTTCTGGCCATTCTCGGCGTGGTCGCCAGTGGCGTGGTCATCGATGTTTCCAGTCAGAGCGCCAACCCGGCAGCCCAGGCCTTCCAGGCCGCTGCCGGCGAACTGGGTCTGCGCGCCTTTGGCCTGATTTTGTGGGCGGCCGGCATCACCAGCATCATCGGGGCGGCCTATACGTCCATGTCATTTTTGAGTGCCTTTCGCCCCGGCATCAGCGAAGGCGTGCGTAATCGGGCGACACTGGTCTTTATTGCCATCTCGCTGATCGCCTTTGTGTCCATCGGCACCCCGCCTGCCGCGCTTCTGGTGTTTGTAGGCGGGTTCAACGGGCTGATCCTGCCGGTGGGCCTGACGCTGTTCATCTACGTGGCCTGGCGGCGTAGTGACCTCATGCACGGACATCGCTATCCGCGCTGGCTGCTGATCGCAGGCGCGGTAGTCTGCGCGCTCACCTGGTACATGGGCTTTAATGCCATCGGTCCGATCTTTGCCTTTTTGACACCGTCTGCTTAAACAGGAGTCTTCCATGTCCCTTATCGATTTAAACAGCGACCTGGGTGAAAGCTTCGGTCAGTGGCACATGGGCGATGACGCCACCATGCTCGGCATCGTCACCAGCGCCAATGTCGCCTGCGGCTTTCATGCCGGCGACCCGAGCGGCATCCTGCGAACGCTCACCTCGGCCGCCAAGCACGGCGTCAGCGTCGGCGCTCACGTCAGCTATCCGGATCTGGTGGGCTTTGGCCGACGCAACATGGATATTGCCAGTGATGAGCTCAAGGGCGATGTGATCTATCAGATCGGCGCGCTTGCCGGGCTGGCCCGGGCCGCCGGCACCCGAGTGCGCTACGTCAAGCCACACGGCGCGCTCTACAACACCATTGCCCGGGACGAACGTCAGGCGCATGCCGTGATCGAGGCGATCAAGGCCATTGATGATCAGCTGGTGCTGGTCGCACTGGCGGGCGCCCCGCTGCTTGAATGGGCTCGTGAAGCCGGTCTGCGCGTGGCGGCTGAAGCCTTTGCCGATCGCGCCTACCAGAGTGATGGCAGCCTGGTCTCGCGCCGCGAGGCGGGCGCAGTACTGCATGATGCCGATCAGGTCGCCGAACGCATGCTCAGACTGGTCCGTGAGGGTGTGATCGAGACCATCGATGGACAGGATCTGACGCTTGCCGCCGACTCGATCTGCGTGCACGGCGACAGCCCGGGCGCAGTGGCACTGGCCGAGGCCGTGCGTGCGCGACTGACTCAGGCCGGCGTTGAGCTCAGGGCCTTTGCAGGGGCAGGATCATGACGACAGGCGCATATCCTTCACAGAGTACCGCTCGCCTGACGCGTGAACGCTTTCGCGCCGGCGAGTGCCGCCCCACTGCCGGCATCGCTCCGGGCATGACCCAGACCAACCTGATCGCCCTGCCACGCGACTGGGCATGGGACTTTCTGCTCTACGCCCAGCGCAACCCGCAGGCCTGTCCGGTGCTGGAAGTCACGGACCCCGGCGACTGGCACACCGGGCTTGCCGAAGGCGCAGACCTGCGTACGGACCTTCCGCGCTACCGGGTCTGGCGCGACGGCGTGCTCGCCGAGGAAATCAATGACGCCAGCGCCTGCTGGGAAGTGCATCCTGATCTGGTCACCTTTCTGATCGGCTGCAGCTTCACCTTTGAAAATGCTCTGCTCGAGGCCGGCATCGAGGTGCGCCACATCACGGACAACACTAACGTGCCAATGTATCGCACCCACCTACCCTGCCATCCGGCCGGGCGACTGCAGGGAGAAGTGGTGGTCTCGATGCGACCGTTGCCGGCGGCGCATATCGCCCGGGCAAGCACCATTACCGCGCGCTATCCCGGCGTCCACGGCGCGCCGATTCACGTGGGCGACCCGAAGGCGCTGGGCATTGTTGATCTCGACCGCCCGGATTTCGGTGATCCCGTGCGCATCGAACCCGGCGAGATTCCGGTGTTCTGGGCTTGTGGTGTGACCCCTCAGGTCGCCGTCATGGCCTCGAACGTTCCCTTTGCGCTCACCCACGCACCGGGACACATGTTCATTACCGATGTGCCGGACAGCCGCTATCACGTCTGACCGAGCCTGCCCGAGGCACGCTTTCAGGAGTTTTCGTGAACATACTTCCCGTCAATCTGAGTACCCTGCTCCTCGAGCTGGAGGACCTGTCGCAAACGCTGGGGCTTTATGACCAGCTCCAGCGCGAACCGATCCACGGTGTGACGACCATTATCCCGGCGGCGCGCACCCTGCTGGTGAGCTTTATGCCCGGGCGCATCAGCGCCGAGGCACTCAGTCGTGAACTGAGGACCCGCCCCGTCAGCGGCGGCAGCCATCAAAACGGCGAGCTGATCGAGATTCCCGTGTACTACAACGGCGAGGACCTTGATGACGTGGCAAGACACTTGTCACTGAGCACCGACGAGGTGATCCGACGTCACGGCGAGCATGACTATCAGGTCGCCTTCTGCGGCTTTGCGCCGGGCTTTGCCTATCTGGCCGGCGGCGCGGGCTTTGACGTGCCCCGACGCGATACACCTCGCACCCGCATTCCGGCCGGTTCCGTGGCGCTGGCCGGCACCTTCAGCGGCATCTACCCCACCGACAGCCCAGGTGGCTGGCAGCTGATCGGCACCACGCCGCTTGAGATGTGGGACCTTCATCGCGAGCCGGCAGCGCTGCTTCAGCCCGGCATGCGGGTGCGTTTCAGCGCCACTGCCGAGGCTCCGGAGCGGACCAGCGTCAGTGTCCCCACCGACATCAAAAGCGCTTCGGGTACCGGAGCGACGCCTGACCTTGAGGTACTAAAACCCGGTCTCCAGAGCCTGTTTCAGGATCTCGGCCGCGAGGGCCAGACCGGTCAGGGCGTGTCAGGGGCTGGCGCGCTGGACAAGCACGCCCTGCGAAGTGCCAACCGGGCCGTTGGCAACCCTGCAGGGGCCACGGTGATTGAAACCGCCCACGGCGGGCTGTCGCTACGCTGTCATCGGCCCACCATTGTCGCCGTGACCGGGGCGGAGACCACGTTGACCGTCAGCACTGCAGAGGGCAGACGCCATCACGCCACACTCTGGAAGCCCATCGAGCTGGCCGAAGGCGACACCCTGACGCTGGGGGCCACCACGGCAGGCGTGCGCTGCTACCTGGCCATGCGCGGCGGTTTTGACGTTACCCCGATACTGGGCAGCACCGCGACCGACACCCTGGCAAAGCTTGGACCGGCGCCATTACAGCCCGGCGATGCCCTGTCTTCGGCCGCTCTGGCGGTGACGGCGCTGTCACTTGATGAGACACCGGCCCATCCCCTGCCACGCGTGGGGGAGTGCGTCACGCTCGATATCGTCATGGGCCCGCGCAGCGACTGGTTTACCGAGCAGGCCCTGGCGCTTTTAGGCGATCAGGTCTGGCAGGTCACCCCACGCTCCGACCGGGTCGGCATCCGCCTTGAAGGTGAACACTCACTGACACGCCAGCGCAGCGGCGAGCTGCCCAGCGAAGGCACCGTCACCGGCGCGCTACAGGTTCCGGCCAGCGGTCAGCCGGTGCTGTTTCTGGCCGATCACCCGTTGACCGGTGGCTATCCGGTGATCGCCTGTGTGGCCGATCATCATCTGGATCTCGCCGGGCAGATTCCGCCCGGCGCCACCGTTCGTTTTCACCCGATCACCCGTTTTGCACCGCTGGCCGGTGACAACGCATCGCACGAGGTCACCTCATGAACGCACCCGATACACAGCCCACGCTGAACAACAGCCTGCGTCCGCTGAAAAAGGTTCTGATTGCCAACCGCGGCGAAATCGCCGTACGCATCATCAACGCCTGCCGTGACTACAATGTGGCCTCCGTGGCGGTGTACGCCGAGGGCGATCTGGACGCCCTGCATGTCCAGCTGGCTGATGAGGCCTGGGCGCTGGGCGGCGAGCGCGCAAGTGAGAGCTATCTATCGATCGAACGACTGCTGGACGTGGCCCATCGCGCCGGCGCCGATGCGATTCATCCGGGCTATGGCTTTCTCTCCGAGCGTGCCGACTTCGCTCGCGCCGTACAGGACGCCGGCCTGATCTGGATCGGCCCGAACCCGGAGACCATCGACGTGCTGGGCGACAAGGTTCAGGCGCGGCGCCTGGCGCTCAAGGCGGGTGCCCCGCTGGCCCGCGGTACCGAAGACCCGGTAGAAAACGCCGAGGAGGTCGTGGCCTTTGCCGACGAGGTCGGCCTGCCGATCGCGATCAAGGCCGCCTTTGGCGGCGGCGGCCGCGGCCTCAAGGTCGCCTGGCGCATGGAAGAGGTCACCGAGTGCTACCACTCGGCAGTGCGTGAAGCCGAGGCCGCCTTCGGACGCGGTGAGTGCTTTGTCGAGCAGTATCTGGATCGTCCACGCCACATCGAGGCGCAGATCATCGGGGACCAGCACGGCAATGTGGTGGTGGTCGGTACCCGGGACTGCTCGCTGCAGCGACGCAACCAGAAGCTGGTCGAAGAGGCCCCGGCCCCATATCTTGATGAGGCGCAACGCCGACAGATTCACCAGGCCGCCCATGACATCTGCGCCAGCGCGGGTTATGTCAGCGCCGGTACGGTGGAGTTTCTGCTGGGCAGTGACGACACCCTGTCGTTTCTCGAGGTCAATACCCGCCTGCAGGTCGAACATCCCGTCACCGAAGAAACGGCCGGCGTGGACCTGGTCATCGAGCAGCTGCGCGTTGCAGAAGGTCACCCCCTCTCCTTTACCGAGACGCCGACGCCGCGCGGCCACAGCTTTGAATTTCGTATTAACGCCGAGGACGCCGCCAAGGGCTTTCTGCCCACGCCCGGCACCGTCGAGGTCTTCACGGCCCCTACCGGTGCCGGCGTGCGTCTGGATACCGGTGTGATAAGCGGCGGGCGCGTATCAGGTCATTTCGACTCCCTGATGGCCAAGCTGATCGTGACCGGCGCCACCCGCGAACAGGCCATCGCCAGGGCGCGAAGAGCGCTTGAGCACTTCGAGATCGAGGGCGTGGCCTCGGTACTGCCCTTCCATCGCGCGGTCATGGCCCATCCGGACTTCACCGGTACCGACACGTTCAACGTGCATACGCGCTGGATCGAGACCGACTTTCAGGACAATCTCGAGTGGGCGCCGCGCCGAACACCCGCCCCCGAGCCCGGCATGCTGCACGCCATGATCGATATCGATGGCAAGCGCCACCGTATCGGCCTGCCCGTATCGCTGCTGTCACATCTCGCGCCCGGCGCCGCCTCAGCCGACCGCGATTCAGCGCCGGCCGAGCACGAAGGCAGCGTTACGGCGCCGATCAGCGGCACGCTGCTGGCCTGGCAGATCGAGGACGGGGCCCGGGTCAATGAGGGCGATGTGATCGCCATCATGGAGGCGATGAAGATGGAGACGCAGATCACCGCCGAGCTTGGCGGTACGGTAGCCTTCAAGTCCGAGGCGGGAGACACCCTGGAGGCCGGTCACGTCATCGCCGAGATCACGCCGTAATACTGAAGCTGATACCGACCGTTTGAATCAGGGGGCGCTGCGGCGCCCCCTTTCATGTCATGCCAGCCATAAAACTGCAAAAGCATTAAAAGCGACGCCAAAGCGTCGCAAAATGACCACAAATGCTGTGATGTAGCTTATTTATACCAAAGATAACAATAAAGCGTTCGCGAAGTGCCACCGACCTGCCAGATTGAAGGGTGTTCCGGTCTGATGCTCGATGCCCCCGCGGTGAGATGACGTCATGACGTCGATGTCACCGAGAGAATGACATCGGCCATGGGCCGTCCCGGGTACGCCAAAGGAGTACAGGTCATGGAAGAACAACTTATTGTTGCCGTATACGACACCGAAGCCAACGCTGACGCCGCCATGCAGGATCTGCGTGATGCCGGCATCCCCGAAGAGGCCATCAATCGTCACACCCGAACCGACCACGACAGCGCGACAGATCATGAAGAGAAGGAAAAACCGAGCTTCTGGCAGCGCCTGTTCGGCAAGCACGATCACAGCGAGGATACCAGTGCCTACGACCGCAGCGTGGAGCGCGGCGCTACCGTGATCGCCGTGCGGGCACTGACCTCCGCTCTGGATCACATCGAGAATATTCTGGAGCGACATGACCCCGTCGACATCGACGAAAAAAGCGTGGAGCACAGTGATGGTGAGGGATTGACCAGCGGCATGGGGGCCGGCACGGCGCCGAAGGTGGCCTCCGGTGGACTGTCAGGTCATGACAGCACTCACGCTGATCCGGCCATGCCCGCTGACCGCGAGGCACCGATGCCGCTGTCCGGGGATGAGCTTGTACCCGGTCGTCGTGACGGCGACCGCAGCACACCGTCACGCGTACGTCGGCACTCGGTTGATTCCTCGACCAGAGAGGATCACCCAAGTGATGAGCTGTCTGCCGATGAGCCTCGACCGTTGAGCGACCACCATTCGGTTCGCGATGAAGAAGTCATCGACAGGACGACAGACCTCGACGGGACACATCGCGACGACCCGATGGGCCCCGACAGACGCTGAGTATCTGCCATCAACAAAAAACCCGGTGCCTGCACCGGGTTTTGACGTCTGATGTTTAACCCTTGTACCGCGCTCAGAGACGTTCCGGCGCGCCGGAAAGCAGCGTACGCAGCGGCAGCTGCTCCTTGACGATGGGGGATTTGATCACGATGTAGCTGAAATACTTTTCAATACCGATTTCGCGCTCGATCAGCGTTTCCATCACGCTTTGATAGTGCGCGATGCTGCGGGCAATGAAGCGCAGCAGATAGTCATAACCGCCGCTGATCAGATGACACTCCATCAGCTCGTCAATCTCTCGAATGCTCTGCTCAAAGCGCAGAAAATCCTCGCGACGGTGGTCGCACAGGGTAACCTCGGTAAATACGGTCACGCTTTCCAGCATTTTGGTCAGATCAAGGCGTGCCTGAAACGAGGTAATGTAGCCCGCGGCCTCCAGCCGCTTTACCCGCTGCAGGCAGGGGCTGGGAGAAAGGCCGACGGCATCGGCCAGATGCACGTTGGTCATGCGTCCATCATTCTGGAGCTGAACCAGAATATTGATATCAATGCGATCGAGTCGAACGGAGCCCACCATGAAGCGCCCTTTTTTTATGTCTTCGGGCCCGCCTGCTGCTGCCAGAGTCTGCGGGTGTCGCCTCACCTGTCTAAAGGATTTCGCGCCGCAGGGCAAGCTGGTGGGCACCGATAAAGTCGCTCAGTGATGTGAACTGCCACGTCGCCTGCACATCGAGAGGCGTCAGACCGGGCCGCGAGCGCGTAATGCGACAATAGCCCGCACGACATGACACCGGCGCAGGCCCTGCGCTTAACAAAAGCACCTCTGAGTCTTTCACGATCTCGTGGACGGCGGCCCGGGCCGCCACAAAACTGCCGGTCGCCAGGCGCTCGTGAGTGGCAAGCCCAATCCGCTTGTCCAAGGCTGAAAACTCGTGCTCATCAAGCGAGCTCACCACACTGAGCCGATAGAATTTGCGCAGATAGTGAATCGCGCCCGGCGCATCTTCATACAGCGTACCGGCATCCACCTTGCCAGCGAAGGCAATGCCGGCCTGCCAATCGCTTTCAAATCCCCATTCGCCGGCCAGCGCGCAATAGACCACACAGTGGGCCGATACCGTGTTCATGTCGGCATCGGTCAATGCGTGCAGGGCCTTGAAGTAGTCGGCCAGCACCCTGTCAGGCGCAGGTGGATCACGCATCTGTTTCAAGAGGGGGGAAAGCCCCTCAAGGATCGTGCTGTCACGATCCATCAGCACCCCGTGTGCGGCAATGCATAGCCTCGAATAATCCGTCAGCTGCATCCCTTGATGCTCCTCTTCCCTGGTCGATCCCGCGCTCATCATGTGTCGGCCTCTCTGTCCTGCACTCCAGCCTACGATGACCGCCCCCTCAGGTGACGTGTGTATTTCGATGCATGGCCGCGGATCGCGCTGAATACCCGGGCCCAGACGGCATGATTCACTGCGCCCCTGGCGTGACGGCAGGATCTGCCTTGAATGCTTTAAAATTCAGGACGACCGCGTGGCGGCGGACGTCATAACGCTACCCCATGCGTCACGATCAAGGGCACGATAGAGACTTATTGATGACGACCGCGAGGCACCCTCACATGGCACTGCTGTATAAATCCGACCCGACGCGTGGCCGGCGCTGGCAGGCGCTTTTTGCCGAGCATGCCCCGGACATCGAGTTTCGCCAGTGGCCCGATATCGGTGATCCGGCCGATATCCGCTATCTGCTGGCCTGGCAACCCCCGGAGGCGATCGATACCCTGCTGCCCAACCTTGAAGTGCTCTTTGCCACCTCCGCCGGCATTGATCAGTTCGATGCCAATGCGCTGCCCGAAGCACTGCCGGTGGTGCGTATGCTCGACCCCTCCATCGAGCAGGGCATGATCGAGTACGCCACCTTCGCCACGCTCTGGCTGCATCGTCACATGGCTGATTACGTACGCCAGCAGCGCGAGCGTTACTGGCAGGCCCACATGATCCAGCCGGCCAGCGAGCGTCGCATCGGTATTCTGGGGCTTGGCCAGCTTGGGGGGGCCATTGCCCATCATCTGAAAGGGTATGGCTTCCAGATCAGTGGCTGGTCGCGCACTCCGCGGGAAATGGACGGCATCATCACGTATGCCGGGGAGGCAACGCTGGCGTCCTTTCTGGGCGGCTGCGATATTCTGATCTGTGTACTGCCGCTGACCCCAGCCACCCGCGGCGTCCTCAACGAGACGCTGTTCCATCGTTTGCCGCAGGGCGCAGCGCTGATCAACATGGGGCGCGGCGAGCACCTGGTCGAAGCCGATCTAACCAGGGCGCTGGAGGCAGGCCAGCTCTCCGGCGCGGTGCTGGATGTGCTGCGTGAGGAGCCGCCGGCGCCCGATCACCCCTTCTGGGCAGATGAGCGCATTCTCATGACGCC contains:
- a CDS encoding NRAMP family divalent metal transporter is translated as MAATPEVGFARSRRASLIGAVFLMATSAVGPGFITQTATFTATMGAAFAFGILASILIDLVVQLNIWRVVTVTGMRAPEVANAALPGSGYLLAILIIVGGLTFNVGNIAGAGLGLNALMGLDTTWGGLISAVIAAGIFSSKRAGIAIDRIIIVLGVLMMAMTVFVAIASNPPVGEALRQTVMPDTINFATITTIVGGTVGGYITYAGAHRLLDRGLGGVENVETVSSAALRGILVTGLMRYILFLAILGVVASGVVIDVSSQSANPAAQAFQAAAGELGLRAFGLILWAAGITSIIGAAYTSMSFLSAFRPGISEGVRNRATLVFIAISLIAFVSIGTPPAALLVFVGGFNGLILPVGLTLFIYVAWRRSDLMHGHRYPRWLLIAGAVVCALTWYMGFNAIGPIFAFLTPSA
- a CDS encoding GntR family transcriptional regulator, producing MKKQALEDRNRSLGETVTANIRRLLVEGAFAPGQRLSEVALCERLGVSRNTLREAFRTLAHEGLVTHQPNRGVFVTRPDAASIVEIYRLRRFIECRALGEAWPSHPAVKEMRAAVEAAQEHGARCDWLAVGTANMAFHGAIVALADSARLNGFFRQVLAELRLAFGLMSDKEWLHAPYVDMNQQVLETFEGGDTRAAVALLEHYLAQSERIVLAAWERQASSG
- a CDS encoding putative hydro-lyase, with product MTTGAYPSQSTARLTRERFRAGECRPTAGIAPGMTQTNLIALPRDWAWDFLLYAQRNPQACPVLEVTDPGDWHTGLAEGADLRTDLPRYRVWRDGVLAEEINDASACWEVHPDLVTFLIGCSFTFENALLEAGIEVRHITDNTNVPMYRTHLPCHPAGRLQGEVVVSMRPLPAAHIARASTITARYPGVHGAPIHVGDPKALGIVDLDRPDFGDPVRIEPGEIPVFWACGVTPQVAVMASNVPFALTHAPGHMFITDVPDSRYHV
- a CDS encoding LamB/YcsF family protein encodes the protein MSLIDLNSDLGESFGQWHMGDDATMLGIVTSANVACGFHAGDPSGILRTLTSAAKHGVSVGAHVSYPDLVGFGRRNMDIASDELKGDVIYQIGALAGLARAAGTRVRYVKPHGALYNTIARDERQAHAVIEAIKAIDDQLVLVALAGAPLLEWAREAGLRVAAEAFADRAYQSDGSLVSRREAGAVLHDADQVAERMLRLVREGVIETIDGQDLTLAADSICVHGDSPGAVALAEAVRARLTQAGVELRAFAGAGS
- a CDS encoding cupin domain-containing protein, whose protein sequence is MHVTRLYSGEDGESHFEDLEIEVGGDAEIGRLSSPIAATGLIFRETAPDYDYNWHNAPQRQYILMLDGSVDITVGSGETRRLNTGDILLCEDTTGRGHVSRAVDGKPRRSVFITLE
- a CDS encoding DUF445 domain-containing protein — translated: MTLPHHNRRRIATLCLLGALVLYAVSTWYQGRLPALEYVSAFAEAAMIGGIADWFAVTALFRHPLGLKIPHTAIIPRNRARLGRSLSGFIRENFLSEAYVRDSVRRFDVAGALAGWLSRPERRAMVAERLTQAMSTSLSAVRQSAARDFLTRTLRHHLGRINTARLMGSALSVLAAEGRHQVLLDDSLTRLSRWLEVEDNQERVKHFITDTVFKLFNPRVMGREVSMHRLAGWLINERIVEQSARLISEVSDDPDHPLRHHLDRQFADFIEQLRHDPAFARRLDRLRDDLLDNDRLSHYIAGVWEELMDWLARDLKAHDSRSRAWIEHFIEYYARTLEHDAPARDWLNEQAVTLLPALVERNGPRIDAYIQRYLDSLDSDEIVDQIEKNVGNDLQFIRINGTLVGGLIGLTIHAVTQLVLTL
- a CDS encoding Hsp20 family protein; translation: MNTMTLSPLFRRSIGFDRLNDLFEQAIHNDVPSYPPYNVEKHGDNDYRIAVATAGFAEEALDINVENRVLTITGGRGDNNSDEATVTYLHRGISRRAFRLSFRLDENIEVQGARLENGLLIVDLLRVVPEQQRARQIPIQSGQRALTDRPDQTSHAKTPEHATA
- a CDS encoding SEC-C metal-binding domain-containing protein — encoded protein: MNQPHVHGPNCRHDHDHHGHVHGPNCNHGAQKPARNALKDVGRNDPCPCGSGNKFKKCHGG